In one Brassica oleracea var. oleracea cultivar TO1000 chromosome C9, BOL, whole genome shotgun sequence genomic region, the following are encoded:
- the LOC106318505 gene encoding F-box-like/WD repeat-containing protein TBL1XR1, producing MSSLTSVEMNFLVFRYLQESGFTHAAFTLGYEAGINKSNIDGNMVPPGALVKFVQKGLQYMEMEANLTNGEMETEEDFSFFQPLDLISKDVKELQDMLRERKRKDKEKEKDKSKENDREVEGERSRIKEKDRHEKLKEREKEREREKMEREKEREREKMEREKEREREKMERETFERERERMKLERERETAREREREKMEREKAQETQVGDGDRDMVIDQSDKANAGDEDHARSSAAEPMDIAMTPASMPSHIPSSDVRILEGHTSEVCACAWSPSASLLASGSGDTTARIWNIPEGPLKSSRSISALILKHAKGKSNEKSKDVTTLDWNGEGTLLATGSCDGQARIWTTNGDLISTLSKHKGPIFSLKWNKKGDYLLTGSVDRTAVVWDVKAEEWKQQFEFHTGPTLDVDWRNNVSFATSSTDTFIYLCKIGETRPVKVFAGHQGEVNCVKWDPTGTLLASCSDDSTAKIWNIKQHNFVHDLRDHTKEIYTIRWSPTGPGTNNPNKQLTLASASFDSTVKLWDAELGKMICSLNGHRDAVYSLAFSPNGEYIASGSVDKSIHIWSLKEGKVVKTYTGEGGIFEVCWNKEGNKLAACFADNSVCVLDFRM from the exons ATGTCTTCACTCACCTCCGTCGAGATGAATTTTCTGGTTTTCCGTTATCTTCAGGAATCAG GGTTTACACATGCTGCATTCACTCTAGGATACGAGGCAGGGATTAATAAATCAAACATTGATGGGAACATGGTTCCACCTGGTGCTCTTGTCAAGTTTGTTCAAAAAGGACTCCAGTACATGGAGATGGAAGCTAATCTGACCAAT GGTGAAATGGAAACTGAGGAGGATTTCTCATTCTTTCAACCCTTGGATCTGATTTCAAAGGACGTGAAGGAGTTGCAGGATATGCTGAGGGAAAGAAAGAGGAAAGATAAGGAGAAGGAAAAGGACAAATCCAAAGAAAACGACAGAGAGGTTGAAGGAGAACGTAGCCGAATCAAGGAGAAGGATAGGCATGAGAAACTCAAGGAGCGAGAGAAGGAGAGGGAAAGGGAGAAGATGGAACGCGAGAAGGAGAGGGAAAGAGAGAAGATGGAACGAGAAAAGGAACGCGAGAGGGAGAAGATGGAACGAGAAACGTTCGAGAGGGAGAGGGAAAGAATGAAGCTAGAGAGGGAACGGGAGACGGCAAGGGAGAGGGAGAGAGAGAAGATGGAGAGGGAAAAGGCTCAAGAAACGCAGGTTGGAGATGGTGACAGGGACATGGTTATTGACCAAAGTGACAAAGCTAATGCTGGGGATGAAGACCATGCCCGTTCTTCGG CTGCAGAACCTATGGATATCGCCATGACTCCTGCTTCTATGCCATCTCACATTCCTAGTTCTGATGTGAGGATTTTGGAAGGGCATACATCTGAG GTTTGTGCGTGTGCATGGAGTCCGTCGGCTTCATTGCTTGCGTCAGG GTCTGGTGATACGACAGCACGTATCTGGAATATTCCGGAAGGACCATTAAAATCTAGTCGGAGTATCAGCGCTTTGATCCTGAAACATGCAAAAGGAAAGTCAAACGAGAAGAGCAAGGATGTGACCACTCTTGACTGGAAT GGGGAAGGGACTTTACTTGCCACTGGTTCATGTGATGGACAAGCAAGAATTTGGACTACAAACG GTGACCTGATAAGTACTCTGAGCAAACACAAGGGGCCTATTTTTTCCCTAAAGTGGAACAAGAAGGGTGATTATCTTCTAACCGGAAGCGTCGATAGAACTGCTGTTGTTTGGGATGTAAAAGCTGAGGAATGGAAGCAGCAGTTTGAATTTCACACCG GCCCAACACTTGACGTTGATTGGCGCAACAATGTGTCTTTTGCAACGAGTTCCACCGACACATTTATCTACTTGTGTAAGATTGGAGAAACTCGGCCTGTAAAAGTCTTTGCTGGTCATCAG GGTGAGGTTAATTGCGTGAAATGGGATCCTACCGGTACCTTACTGGCCTCGTGCTCAGATGATAGTACTGCTAAG ATATGGAATATAAAACAACACAACTTTGTTCATGACCTCCGAGACCATACTAAG GAGATTTATACAATCAGATGGAGCCCTACAGGACCAGGAACCAACAATCCCAACAAACAGCTAACTCTTGCGAG TGCATCATTCGACTCAACAGTAAAGCTATGGGATGCAGAACTCGGCAAGATGATATGTAGTCTCAACGGCCACAG GGATGCGGTTTACTCATTGGCGTTTAGTCCAAACGGGGAGTACATAGCGAGTGGGTCAGTGGACAAATCGATACATATCTGGTCACTAAAAGAAGGCAAGGTCGTGAAGACATACACAGGAGAAGGAGGAATTTTCGAAGTGTGTTGGAACAAGGAGGGTAACAAACTCGCAGCTTGCTTTGCTGATAACTCGGTCTGTGTTCTTGATTTCAGAATGTAG